One segment of Carya illinoinensis cultivar Pawnee chromosome 13, C.illinoinensisPawnee_v1, whole genome shotgun sequence DNA contains the following:
- the LOC122291232 gene encoding uncharacterized protein LOC122291232, translated as MAFPRLNMAAAAALLFVFALARIELSSCSQFVRAKVSCLDCNQPYNFSGIKVLVKCDKVKKLAMATTEDDGSFEVKLPSDGTDISKSSDLPMNCHAKLLGGPTQLYSSRKSMVSRIIETHEKPNSYTISTPLSFYSACPTTYAKCKDMNKLGSSKTINLPLPPEWGLAPPSFYIPCFPIVTGIP; from the exons ATGGCTTTCCCTAGGTTGAATatggcagcagcagcagcactcCTCTTTGTTTTTGCTCTTGCTAGAATCGAGCTTTCATCATGCAGCCAGTTTGTGAGGGCCAAGGTCTCTTGCCTTGATTGCAATCAACCTTATAACTTCTCGG GTATTAAGGTTTTGGTGAAGTGTGATAAAGTGAAAAAGTTAGCCATGGCAACCACAGAAGATGATGGCTCTTTTGAAGTCAAGCTTCCTTCAGACGGTACCGATATTTCAAAATCTTCTGATCTTCCTATGAATTGCCATGCAAAGCTGCTGGGGGGTCCAACTCAGCTCTATTCCTCAAGGAAATCAATGGTGTCCAGAATTATTGAGACCCATGAGAAGCCAAACTCCTACACCATCTCCACTCCTCTCAGCTTTTACTCAGCTTGCCCTACAACGTATGCGAAATGCAAGGACATGAACAAGCTTGGTTCTTCCAAGACTATCAATCTGCCTCTGCCACCGGAGTGGGGTTTAGCACCACCTAGCTTTTATATTCCTTGCTTTCCCATCGTCACAGGCATACCTTGA
- the LOC122290872 gene encoding uncharacterized protein LOC122290872: MDLNSPSRFCPRKSTVGDRFLGSSPHHDNTSSSSAPASSAGVELNEDDVLWTGDFSDLDHHHHSTPPSSASSNPHHNLLHNHHHKSFAGSESFGILAALPENETSPNIRNFSHLYPKASLSLSSSSSSTSTSSRIIPTIPKPSQDRMSLPSSVRYQSAPVNVPVLAKAMRRHREFDAIDDVDDDGDGEMLPPHEIVARVQSPMLACSVLEGAGRTLKGRDLRQVRNAVWRRTGFLD; this comes from the coding sequence ATGGACCTCAACAGTCCAAGCCGATTCTGTCCTCGAAAGTCTACCGTCGGCGACCGCTTCCTCGGCTCTTCTCCCCATCATGACAACACTAGCTCCTCCTCCGCCCCAGCTTCAAGCGCCGGTGTCGAGCTCAACGAAGACGACGTTCTCTGGACCGGAGATTTCTCCGACTTGGACCATCACCACCACTCAACCCCTCCGTCCTCCGCTTCATCCAACCCTCACCACAACCTCCTACACAATCACCACCACAAGAGTTTCGCTGGGTCCGAGAGTTTCGGCATCCTCGCAGCGCTCCCTGAGAATGAAACGTCCCCCAACATCCGAAACTTTTCGCATTTGTACCCAAAGGCTTCTCTTTCGCTCTCTTCCTCGTCCTCCTCAACCTCCACTTCCTCACGTATCATTCCGACGATCCCCAAACCTTCGCAGGATCGAATGTCGTTGCCTTCCTCGGTCAGGTACCAGTCGGCGCCGGTGAACGTGCCGGTCCTGGCCAAGGCCATGCGGAGGCATCGCGAATTCGACGCCATTGATGACGTTGACGATGATGGGGACGGAGAGATGTTGCCACCGCACGAGATTGTGGCGAGAGTGCAGTCGCCGATGCTCGCGTGCTCCGTGCTTGAAGGCGCAGGGAGGACGCTCAAGGGGAGGGATCTTCGCCAGGTTCGGAATGCGGTGTGGCGGCGAACAGGTTTTCTTGATTAA
- the LOC122292978 gene encoding 40S ribosomal protein S14-3: MSKRKTREPKEENVTLGPATREGEQVFGVAHIYASFNDTFLHVTDLSGRETLVRITGGMKVKADRDESSPYAAMLAAQDVAQRCKELGITALHIKLRATGGNKTKTPGPGAQSALRALARSGMKIGRIEDVTPIPSDSTRRKGGRRGRRL, from the exons ATG TCGAAGCGAAAGACAAGGGAGCCAAAGGAAGAAAATGTGACCCTTGGGCCTGCTACCCGAGAAGGAGAACAAGTTTTTGGCGTGGCTCACATTTATGCATCCTTTAATGATACCTTCTTG CATGTGACCGATTTGTCTGGACGAGAAACACTAGTTCGCATCACTG GTGGCATGAAGGTAAAGGCTGATAGGGATGAGTCCTCACCATATGCTGCCATGCTTGCAGCTCAAGATGTAGCACAAAGATGCAAG GAACTTGGCATCACTGCTCTTCATATCAAGCTCCGTGCTACTGGAGGAAATAAAACCAAGACTCCAGGTCCTGGTGCTCAGTCTGCACTTCGGGCCCTTGCTCGTTCTGGAATGAAGATTGGTCGCATTG AGGATGTGACACCAATTCCCAGTGACAGCACACGAAGGAAGGGTGGTAGAAGAGGGAGAAGACTGTAG